In the Emcibacter sp. SYSU 3D8 genome, one interval contains:
- a CDS encoding AraC family transcriptional regulator ligand-binding domain-containing protein → MSIVALDDRTANAGAGSRAALVRIESLRLYPEVVRRLGGKPEEILAREPLDIALLDQPGTMIPYRKMIRLLHRTAIELERPDFGLLLASRQGGAAVLGPLEVAMTNAATLGDAYRYCAQHLNAYSSVGDLDIDMDSDMGRVAISWGIHLDRLLHHEQAIEHGIALMHHAILTISGGAVRAKEIWFAHDHVSAPEHYAGYFGARVQMNAPFNAVFLNRSDLAVPISNRSQQLFEMATSFIDTQFPDAAKPLSTKVRSIATRLLPHGGSLHLEVASALGMHPRTMQRRLRDEGVNFEEIKDEVRRDAAIRYLGQPSIPLTRVAAMLGYSEPSVLTRSCYRWFGSSPRKYRKAIAGTA, encoded by the coding sequence ATGTCTATTGTCGCACTGGACGACCGCACTGCGAATGCCGGCGCCGGGTCCCGGGCCGCGTTGGTCAGGATCGAATCGCTGAGGCTTTATCCCGAGGTCGTGCGCCGCCTGGGCGGCAAGCCGGAAGAGATCCTGGCGCGCGAGCCGCTCGACATCGCCCTGCTCGATCAGCCGGGCACCATGATTCCCTACCGCAAGATGATCCGGCTGCTGCACCGCACCGCCATTGAGCTCGAGCGGCCCGATTTCGGCCTGTTGCTGGCGTCGCGCCAGGGCGGCGCGGCGGTGCTCGGCCCGCTTGAGGTGGCGATGACCAACGCCGCCACACTGGGTGACGCCTACCGTTACTGCGCCCAGCATCTGAACGCCTATAGCTCGGTCGGCGATCTGGACATCGACATGGATTCCGACATGGGCCGCGTCGCGATCAGCTGGGGTATTCATCTCGACCGGCTGTTGCACCACGAACAGGCCATCGAGCACGGCATCGCGCTGATGCATCACGCCATCCTGACCATCTCCGGCGGCGCGGTCCGGGCGAAGGAGATCTGGTTCGCCCACGACCATGTTTCGGCGCCCGAGCATTACGCCGGCTATTTCGGCGCCCGGGTGCAGATGAACGCGCCATTCAACGCCGTTTTTCTCAACCGCAGCGACCTGGCGGTGCCGATCTCCAATCGCAGCCAGCAGCTCTTCGAAATGGCGACCTCGTTCATCGACACCCAGTTCCCCGACGCCGCCAAGCCGCTGTCGACCAAGGTCCGCTCGATCGCAACGCGGCTGTTGCCCCATGGTGGCAGCTTGCATCTGGAGGTCGCCTCGGCGCTGGGCATGCATCCGCGCACCATGCAGCGCCGGCTGCGCGACGAGGGCGTGAACTTCGAGGAGATCAAGGACGAGGTCCGCCGCGACGCCGCCATCCGCTATCTGGGCCAGCCGAGCATCCCGCTGACCCGCGTCGCCGCCATGCTGGGCTACAGCGAGCCGTCGGTGCTGACCCGCAGCTGCTATCGCTGGTTCGGCAGTTCGCCGCGCAAATACCGCAAGGCCATCGCGGGCACGGCCTGA
- a CDS encoding cytochrome P450, translating to MASTPISFSDPEVQRCPFDAYAQVRKDGPVYLDPRSGFYIVTGYDEIRKAAGDPATFSNVTGQLMVKNAPYQAKIDAIYREKGYMPVTALVASDPPVHTIHRALVDKVFTITRVRKMEEYLEGVVDEMIDEIIDDGEVEFYFNLAVKIPNHVLSDQIGLPRERFADFKRWADAIVQENDPDNGEARQIELTHTICELQHFIVARAEEYRQKPRECILSDLVHAEVDGRRLSTEEIIQIVEQMLPAGSDTTVGALASAMYRIVTTPGLEQSLRADPALIPKFVEEVLRLDAPVQGLWRRATRDTEIGGTPIPKDAIIVLRYGAGNRDPEVFPDPDTLDVNRGNARKHFAFGVGAHFCVGNQLARGELRVAIAGILRRMGNLRLARGEDGVDWQTHFFAYGPSRLEIAFDKL from the coding sequence ATGGCATCGACGCCCATCAGCTTCAGCGATCCGGAGGTCCAGCGCTGTCCGTTCGATGCCTATGCGCAGGTGCGCAAGGACGGGCCGGTCTATCTGGACCCGCGCAGCGGCTTCTACATCGTGACCGGCTATGACGAGATCAGGAAGGCGGCGGGCGATCCGGCGACGTTTTCCAACGTGACCGGCCAGCTGATGGTGAAGAACGCGCCCTACCAGGCGAAGATCGACGCGATCTACCGCGAGAAAGGCTATATGCCGGTGACGGCGCTGGTGGCGTCCGATCCGCCGGTCCACACCATCCACCGCGCGCTGGTCGACAAGGTGTTCACCATCACCCGCGTGCGCAAGATGGAGGAGTACCTGGAAGGCGTCGTCGACGAGATGATCGATGAGATCATCGATGACGGCGAGGTGGAGTTCTATTTCAACCTGGCGGTGAAGATCCCGAACCATGTGCTGTCGGACCAGATCGGCCTGCCGCGCGAGCGCTTCGCCGACTTCAAGCGCTGGGCCGACGCCATCGTGCAGGAGAACGACCCGGACAATGGCGAGGCGCGGCAGATCGAGCTGACCCACACGATTTGCGAGCTGCAGCACTTCATCGTCGCCCGCGCCGAGGAATATCGGCAAAAACCGCGCGAATGCATCCTGAGCGATCTGGTCCATGCCGAGGTTGACGGCCGCAGGCTGTCCACCGAGGAGATCATCCAGATCGTCGAGCAGATGCTGCCGGCCGGGAGCGACACCACGGTGGGCGCGCTGGCCAGCGCCATGTACCGCATCGTCACCACGCCGGGGCTGGAGCAGAGCCTGCGCGCCGACCCGGCGCTGATCCCCAAATTCGTCGAGGAGGTGCTGCGGCTCGACGCGCCGGTGCAGGGGCTGTGGCGCCGGGCGACCCGCGACACCGAAATCGGCGGCACGCCCATCCCCAAGGACGCGATCATCGTGCTGCGCTATGGCGCGGGGAACCGCGATCCAGAGGTGTTTCCCGATCCCGATACGCTCGACGTCAACCGCGGCAATGCCCGCAAGCATTTCGCCTTCGGCGTCGGGGCGCATTTCTGTGTCGGCAACCAGCTGGCCCGCGGCGAACTGCGCGTGGCGATCGCCGGCATCCTGCGGCGGATGGGCAATCTTCGGCTGGCGCGCGGCGAGGACGGCGTGGACTGGCAGACCCACTTCTTCGCCTATGGGCCGAGCCGCCTGGAAATTGCCTTCGACAAGCTGTAA
- a CDS encoding TonB-dependent receptor — translation MSINGIFGISGRYLAGAALLAACAAAPAWAQDAPAPAPAAGVDQVTVTAQRRAERQEEVPISITVQTGEQLATAGVDNLRDLEQVTPGLTFQAQGNFVQPALRGITTLVTGPGSDNPIALYIDGVYEGTQAGASIDLPDIERIEVSKGPQGTLFGRNATGGAIQIITRSPSFETTGSVSASAGFYGGAGASRSSYDLGIKGFVSGPLVADKVAASFSFAYRNVDGYSRNIVPGMVPAAAGNYPSDRMDWLRSYTLRGKLLITPSDRVTILATAYYMQRATDHGSVGLPVDGLTAASLYPDAVYGTAPWQYAYDAPDPLTRLRNYGGSLKIDIDTGVGNFTSTSAYTLSRYLERVDVDAAYSPQCLAAAPSTFACLAFKDQQPNDNFFQDFLFTSEQLGRLTFLVGGNIFISNGKIPAWINDFTDGALPGAPQVVYPPLLTATTKVKTKAYGIFAQADYEIVDRLTLTAGVRYSYEKKTGFVTFFGAPYFEFADPDWDSVTPRVGLRYEIDDRTNIYATFSKGFKSGILPILTVGPAVDPEKVTAYEIGFKTAQANFTFNAAGFYYDYKNLQIQSFTGTAIIPTNAASARIYGLEFDGTAQVTDGLSLRLGATWMPKADFTDFPNAAGFGPPITAGGLGAIVGDVSGDRLMRAPKLSAVFSLTYETRAGDGDLSVSPSLHYTSKYLPYDPFGVLVQKGYARFGTEISYRPDGSNWRFSLWGRNLTNTKSYNSTTISAGAARVSYDEPREIGVTIDYDF, via the coding sequence ATGAGCATCAACGGAATTTTCGGGATCAGCGGCCGCTATCTGGCCGGGGCCGCGCTGCTGGCGGCCTGCGCCGCCGCGCCGGCATGGGCCCAGGACGCGCCGGCGCCGGCGCCGGCGGCCGGGGTGGACCAGGTCACGGTGACCGCCCAGCGCCGCGCCGAGCGGCAGGAAGAGGTGCCGATCTCGATCACCGTGCAGACCGGCGAGCAGCTGGCGACGGCGGGCGTCGACAATCTGCGCGACCTGGAACAGGTGACGCCCGGCCTGACGTTCCAGGCCCAGGGCAACTTCGTCCAGCCGGCGCTGCGCGGCATCACCACGCTGGTCACCGGCCCGGGCTCGGACAACCCGATCGCGCTCTATATCGACGGGGTCTACGAGGGCACCCAGGCGGGCGCCTCCATCGACCTGCCGGACATCGAGCGGATCGAAGTGTCGAAGGGGCCGCAGGGCACCCTGTTCGGGCGCAACGCCACCGGCGGCGCGATCCAGATCATCACCCGCTCGCCCAGCTTCGAGACCACGGGCAGCGTCAGCGCCAGCGCAGGATTCTACGGTGGCGCGGGCGCCAGCCGGTCGTCCTACGATCTGGGCATCAAGGGCTTCGTCAGCGGGCCGCTGGTGGCCGACAAGGTGGCGGCCAGCTTCTCGTTCGCCTACCGCAACGTGGACGGCTATTCGCGCAACATCGTGCCGGGCATGGTGCCGGCGGCGGCGGGCAATTACCCGTCCGACCGGATGGACTGGCTGCGCTCGTACACCTTGCGCGGCAAGCTGCTGATCACGCCCAGCGACCGGGTGACGATCCTGGCCACGGCCTATTACATGCAGCGCGCTACCGATCACGGCAGCGTGGGCCTGCCGGTCGACGGGCTGACGGCGGCTTCGCTGTATCCCGACGCGGTCTATGGCACCGCGCCGTGGCAATATGCCTATGACGCGCCGGATCCGCTGACCCGGCTGCGCAATTACGGCGGCAGCCTGAAGATCGACATCGATACCGGCGTGGGCAATTTCACCTCGACCAGCGCCTATACGCTCAGCCGCTATCTGGAGCGGGTCGACGTGGACGCGGCCTATTCTCCGCAATGCCTGGCCGCGGCGCCGTCGACATTCGCGTGCCTGGCGTTCAAGGACCAGCAGCCCAACGACAATTTCTTCCAGGATTTCCTGTTCACCTCCGAGCAGCTGGGACGGCTGACGTTCCTGGTGGGCGGCAACATCTTCATCAGCAACGGCAAGATCCCGGCCTGGATCAACGACTTCACCGACGGGGCGCTGCCCGGCGCGCCGCAGGTGGTCTATCCGCCGCTGCTGACCGCCACCACCAAGGTCAAGACCAAGGCCTATGGCATCTTCGCCCAGGCGGATTACGAGATCGTCGACCGCCTGACCCTGACCGCCGGCGTACGCTACAGCTATGAGAAGAAGACCGGGTTCGTGACGTTCTTCGGCGCGCCCTATTTCGAGTTCGCCGATCCGGACTGGGACAGCGTGACGCCGCGCGTCGGCCTGCGCTACGAGATCGACGACCGGACCAACATCTACGCCACGTTCTCGAAGGGCTTCAAGAGCGGCATCCTGCCGATCCTGACCGTGGGCCCGGCGGTGGATCCGGAAAAGGTCACCGCCTACGAGATCGGTTTCAAGACGGCGCAGGCGAACTTCACCTTTAACGCCGCGGGCTTCTACTACGATTACAAGAACCTGCAGATCCAGTCGTTCACCGGCACGGCGATCATTCCGACCAACGCGGCCTCGGCGCGCATCTACGGCCTGGAATTCGACGGCACGGCGCAGGTCACCGACGGGCTGTCGCTGCGGCTGGGCGCCACCTGGATGCCGAAGGCGGACTTCACCGACTTTCCCAACGCCGCCGGGTTCGGCCCGCCGATCACCGCGGGCGGCCTCGGCGCCATCGTCGGCGATGTCAGCGGCGACCGGCTGATGCGCGCGCCCAAGCTCAGCGCGGTGTTCAGCCTGACCTACGAAACCCGGGCCGGCGACGGCGACCTCAGCGTGTCGCCCAGCCTGCATTACACCAGCAAGTACCTGCCCTACGATCCGTTCGGCGTGCTGGTGCAAAAGGGCTATGCGCGCTTCGGCACCGAGATCAGCTATCGTCCGGACGGCAGCAACTGGCGCTTCTCGCTGTGGGGCCGCAACCTCACCAACACCAAGTCGTACAATTCCACGACCATCTCGGCCGGCGCCGCGCGCGTTTCCTATGACGAGCCGCGCGAGATCGGTGTCACGATAGACTATGATTTCTGA
- a CDS encoding nuclear transport factor 2 family protein, whose protein sequence is MQDTLNEIVAHHRIRQVLERYCRGIDRLDAGLIDSVYWDDATDNHGIYVGPGRDFSAFIVPMLRDAFTCTMHVIGQSNIAVTGDRAAADTYFVAYHTRHEGDDAVVDVAAGRYADMLERRGDEWRIRDRTVVMDWVETRRGLADAALALDSFTNGTRSPDDLSYDAYKWAASSR, encoded by the coding sequence ATGCAGGACACGTTGAACGAGATCGTCGCCCATCACCGCATCCGCCAGGTGCTCGAGCGCTATTGCCGCGGCATCGACCGGCTCGACGCCGGCCTGATCGACAGCGTCTACTGGGACGACGCCACCGACAACCACGGCATCTATGTCGGCCCCGGCCGGGACTTCTCGGCCTTCATCGTGCCCATGCTGCGCGACGCGTTCACCTGCACCATGCATGTCATCGGCCAGTCCAACATCGCCGTCACCGGCGACCGCGCCGCCGCCGACACCTATTTCGTCGCCTATCACACCCGGCACGAAGGCGACGATGCCGTGGTCGACGTCGCCGCCGGCCGCTATGCCGACATGCTCGAGCGCCGCGGCGACGAATGGCGCATCCGCGACCGCACCGTGGTGATGGACTGGGTCGAAACCCGCCGCGGCCTGGCCGATGCCGCCCTCGCCCTGGACAGCTTCACGAACGGGACGCGATCGCCCGACGACCTCAGCTACGACGCGTATAAATGGGCAGCCTCATCACGCTGA
- a CDS encoding Sir2 family NAD-dependent protein deacetylase → MTDAHATLRQLIDAARRVVVFTGAGISTESGIPDFRSPGGYWTKNKPIQFQDYLASPEIRREAWRRKFDTDGTFENARPNKGHMAIAKLVRQGKVTHVVTQNVDNLHQASGIPPEKIIELHGNATYALCLSCRTRYEIDDLRRAYLDDGAYPGCGCGGVVKTATISFGQSMPEHEMLRARDATLECDLFLSIGSSLVVYPAAGFPIMASRNGAALVILNRDPTDLDDHADLVINDEIGPVMADVVGLTNADMVGN, encoded by the coding sequence GTGACCGATGCCCATGCCACCCTCCGCCAGCTGATCGACGCGGCCCGCCGCGTCGTCGTCTTCACCGGCGCCGGGATCAGCACGGAATCCGGCATCCCCGACTTCCGCAGCCCCGGCGGCTACTGGACGAAGAACAAGCCGATCCAGTTCCAGGACTACCTCGCCTCCCCCGAGATCCGGCGCGAGGCCTGGCGGCGCAAGTTCGACACCGACGGCACCTTCGAGAACGCCCGCCCCAACAAGGGCCACATGGCCATCGCCAAGCTGGTGCGCCAGGGCAAGGTGACCCACGTCGTCACCCAGAACGTCGACAATCTGCACCAGGCCTCGGGCATCCCGCCAGAGAAGATCATCGAGCTGCACGGCAACGCCACCTATGCCCTGTGCCTGAGCTGCCGCACCCGCTACGAGATCGACGACCTGCGCCGGGCGTATCTGGACGACGGCGCGTATCCCGGCTGCGGCTGCGGCGGCGTGGTGAAGACCGCCACCATCTCGTTCGGCCAGTCCATGCCCGAGCACGAAATGCTGCGCGCCCGCGACGCCACCCTGGAGTGCGACCTGTTCCTGTCCATCGGCTCGTCGCTGGTGGTCTACCCGGCCGCCGGCTTCCCGATCATGGCCAGCCGCAACGGCGCCGCCCTGGTCATCCTCAACCGCGACCCCACCGACCTGGACGACCACGCCGACCTGGTCATCAACGACGAGATCGGCCCGGTGATGGCGGATGTGGTGGGGCTGACGAATGCGGATATGGTTGGGAACTGA
- a CDS encoding type II toxin-antitoxin system RelE/ParE family toxin, which yields MIVREYIREDGSNPFRSWFDDLDSQAAAKVATAILRLELGNLSSLKWIGGGLGEYRIDWGPGYRLYLAADGDDLIILLLGGTKKRQQSDIDRAGALLAEYKARKAAANKKKR from the coding sequence ATGATCGTCAGGGAATATATTAGGGAAGACGGCTCCAACCCGTTCCGCTCGTGGTTCGACGATCTCGATTCCCAGGCGGCGGCAAAAGTGGCGACCGCGATCCTGCGGCTTGAACTGGGCAACCTTTCGAGCTTGAAATGGATTGGCGGCGGACTGGGCGAATACCGCATCGACTGGGGGCCGGGCTACCGGCTCTACCTGGCCGCAGACGGTGACGACCTCATTATCCTGCTGCTGGGCGGCACCAAGAAGCGGCAGCAGTCGGATATCGACCGAGCGGGCGCCCTGCTCGCGGAATACAAGGCCCGCAAGGCGGCGGCGAACAAGAAGAAGAGGTAG
- a CDS encoding transcriptional regulator, whose protein sequence is MALTRDFKDTVKERMLRDPAFARAMLDEAATLFLNGEPNMARLILRDLVNASIGFETLAAETGTPSKSLHRMLSESGNPGMDNLAAIFGAVRKYLGVDMQAHAVEAAE, encoded by the coding sequence ATGGCGCTGACACGCGATTTCAAGGACACCGTGAAGGAGCGCATGCTGCGCGATCCCGCCTTCGCCCGGGCGATGCTCGACGAGGCCGCCACCCTGTTCCTCAACGGCGAACCCAACATGGCGCGCCTCATCCTGCGTGACCTCGTCAACGCCTCGATCGGTTTCGAGACGCTAGCCGCCGAAACCGGCACGCCGAGCAAGAGCCTCCATCGCATGCTTTCCGAAAGCGGCAATCCCGGCATGGACAATCTCGCCGCCATCTTCGGCGCGGTCCGCAAGTATCTGGGCGTCGATATGCAGGCTCACGCGGTCGAGGCCGCCGAGTAG
- a CDS encoding HNH endonuclease, whose product MKGVFEISGSSRYDDLIDERYHFPKVYLRLAQQCVGDWILYRETGSARGRKAYVAVARMVRIDPDPADSNLFYARVRDFLPFDRHVPYRDAMGRFAERFLREYADPSTVGRALRGRSVRLLDGDDFAAIVEAGLEEVLDPANAIRLELDTYHLDTSTAVLLREPPTEREIEQILVNRKVRDAAFRKAVLDAYDSTCAVTGLRIINGGGKAEAQAAHIWPVADGGPDIVQNGIALSATAHWLFDRHLISLNDDFELLVSHNKVPAELRSLFPIVGQSIRLPSDRRSWPRPDYIAWHRERFAGGWG is encoded by the coding sequence ATGAAGGGGGTCTTCGAAATTAGCGGCTCGTCACGGTACGACGACTTGATAGACGAGCGCTATCATTTCCCCAAAGTCTATCTTCGCTTGGCGCAGCAATGTGTTGGCGACTGGATTCTCTATCGCGAGACGGGATCGGCCCGGGGACGCAAGGCCTATGTTGCTGTCGCGCGTATGGTCAGGATTGACCCAGATCCAGCTGACAGCAATTTATTCTATGCGCGAGTAAGAGACTTTTTGCCCTTCGATCGGCATGTACCGTATCGAGATGCAATGGGCAGGTTCGCTGAACGCTTCCTTCGTGAATACGCTGATCCATCTACCGTTGGACGTGCGCTGAGGGGGCGTTCAGTACGGTTGCTGGATGGAGACGATTTTGCGGCCATCGTCGAAGCGGGACTCGAAGAAGTGCTCGATCCTGCCAACGCAATCCGTCTTGAACTAGATACGTATCACCTCGATACGAGCACGGCGGTATTGCTCCGCGAACCGCCGACTGAACGCGAGATTGAGCAGATACTCGTGAACCGGAAGGTTCGCGACGCAGCATTTCGTAAAGCCGTTCTGGATGCTTATGACAGTACCTGTGCGGTTACGGGACTTCGCATCATCAACGGCGGTGGAAAAGCGGAAGCGCAAGCGGCGCACATCTGGCCCGTTGCCGATGGCGGGCCTGACATCGTTCAAAACGGTATAGCACTCTCAGCCACCGCACATTGGCTTTTTGACCGTCACCTGATCAGCCTGAATGACGACTTCGAACTGCTGGTTTCACACAATAAGGTTCCAGCTGAACTGCGATCCCTGTTTCCGATAGTTGGGCAGTCGATTCGATTGCCTTCGGACCGGCGTAGCTGGCCTCGGCCAGACTACATTGCTTGGCATCGCGAACGCTTTGCGGGCGGTTGGGGATAA
- a CDS encoding abortive infection family protein, whose translation MDLSDIPSATIEQVGMMEGILIAAATGGSSDNHIYEHLRREFMADPAIRDLLPRFVRTYRNLSAFWPYIKNQAGTYAERRQIISEAFTPLIDHLEGYNSAPGDIAISSVLEGFDADGVYAIWSKALARRNTDPEGAITAARTLLETVVKRILDEMGETYSEKDDLPKLYARVATSLKLAPSVHTEEPIKAILGGAMNLVNGIGTLRNRLSDSHGRGGKLPVRPSPRHANLAVNAAGAVAAFLVETYLERTSS comes from the coding sequence ATGGATCTGAGTGACATTCCAAGCGCAACCATTGAGCAAGTAGGCATGATGGAAGGCATCCTCATCGCAGCTGCTACAGGAGGCTCATCAGATAACCATATCTACGAACACCTGCGCCGCGAATTCATGGCTGATCCCGCAATCCGCGACCTACTTCCACGTTTTGTCCGGACTTATCGCAATCTCAGTGCCTTCTGGCCCTACATTAAGAATCAGGCGGGAACTTACGCGGAGCGGCGACAAATCATTAGCGAAGCGTTTACGCCGCTTATAGATCACCTTGAGGGTTACAATAGCGCACCAGGCGACATCGCAATATCCAGTGTTTTGGAGGGGTTCGATGCGGATGGCGTCTACGCGATATGGTCAAAAGCGCTCGCTCGACGCAACACCGATCCGGAAGGCGCAATTACGGCCGCAAGGACACTGCTTGAAACCGTGGTAAAGCGGATCCTCGATGAAATGGGCGAGACGTACTCTGAAAAGGACGACTTGCCAAAACTCTATGCCAGAGTAGCAACATCGTTGAAGCTCGCCCCTAGTGTACATACTGAAGAGCCGATCAAGGCGATCCTCGGCGGGGCAATGAACTTGGTTAACGGCATTGGGACATTGCGCAACCGCTTATCTGACTCTCACGGTAGAGGCGGAAAACTCCCTGTAAGGCCGTCACCGCGTCATGCCAACCTTGCCGTCAATGCGGCCGGAGCAGTTGCAGCTTTTCTCGTCGAGACATACTTAGAACGAACTTCTTCGTGA
- the paoC gene encoding aldehyde oxidoreductase molybdenum-binding subunit PaoC gives MKFDTPATTNPIDRLKVVGKPTDRIDGPLKTTGTAPYAYERHDVAANQAYGHVLGAAIARGRIVSMDLSKAKRAPGVLGIVTARTAGPLGKGRANTAALLGGPDIAHYHQAVALVVAETFEQARSAAELIKVDYAGADGRYDLAAALDGAVKPERREPDSAAGDFEAGFAAAPVTLDQTYSTPDHAHAMMEPFASIAAWNGDALTIWTSNQLIDLTRNEVATTLGMPPEKVRIDSPFIGGGFGGKLFVRADALLAALGARQVGRPVKVALSRPMMFNNSTHRPATIQRIRIGAGRDGRIGAIGHESWSGNLPGGGAEYATQQTRLLYAGADRMTRTRLATLDLPEGNAMRAPGEAPGLMALEIAMDEMAEKLGMDPVEFRILNDTQVDPEKPERKFSQRQLTQCLRQGAERFGWSRRNPRTGSVRDGRWLVGMGMAAAIRGNPVRNSAARVRLGRDGVVTVETDMTDIGTGSYTIIAQTAAEMMGLPLDKVVVRLGDSDFPVSCGSGGQFGANCSTSGVYAACIKLREAAAGALGLDPATAIFEDGMVRAGGQSVALADAARNGELVAEDLIEFGGLAKEYAQQTFAGHFVEVGVDAATAEVRVRRMLAVCAAGRILNPKAARSQVIGGMTMAVGAALMEDLVVDKRRGFFVNHDLAGYEVPVHADIPHQEVVFLGETDPISSPMKAKGVGELGICGVGAAVANAVYNATGVRVRDYPVTLDKLLKGMPEMV, from the coding sequence ATGAAGTTCGACACACCCGCGACCACGAATCCCATCGACCGGCTGAAGGTCGTCGGCAAACCCACCGACCGGATCGACGGGCCGCTGAAGACGACAGGCACGGCGCCCTATGCCTATGAACGGCACGATGTGGCGGCGAACCAGGCCTATGGCCATGTGCTGGGCGCCGCCATCGCCCGGGGGCGCATCGTGTCGATGGACCTGAGCAAGGCGAAGCGGGCGCCCGGCGTGCTCGGCATCGTCACCGCACGGACAGCCGGCCCGCTCGGCAAGGGCCGGGCCAACACCGCCGCGCTGCTGGGCGGACCGGACATCGCGCATTATCACCAGGCCGTCGCGCTGGTGGTGGCCGAGACGTTCGAGCAGGCGCGCTCGGCCGCCGAGCTGATAAAGGTGGATTATGCCGGGGCCGATGGCCGCTATGACCTGGCAGCGGCCCTGGACGGCGCGGTGAAGCCCGAGCGCCGCGAGCCCGACAGCGCCGCCGGCGATTTCGAGGCCGGGTTCGCCGCCGCCCCGGTGACGCTGGACCAAACCTATTCCACGCCCGACCACGCCCACGCCATGATGGAGCCCTTCGCCTCCATCGCCGCCTGGAATGGCGACGCGCTGACCATCTGGACGTCGAACCAGCTGATCGACCTGACCCGCAACGAGGTGGCGACGACACTGGGCATGCCGCCCGAAAAGGTGCGCATCGACTCGCCCTTCATCGGCGGCGGCTTCGGCGGCAAGCTGTTCGTGCGCGCCGACGCCCTGCTGGCCGCGCTGGGCGCGCGCCAGGTGGGACGCCCGGTGAAGGTGGCGCTGTCCCGGCCCATGATGTTCAACAATTCCACCCACCGGCCGGCGACCATCCAGCGCATTCGCATCGGCGCGGGGCGCGACGGCCGGATCGGCGCCATCGGCCACGAAAGCTGGTCGGGCAACCTGCCCGGCGGCGGCGCGGAATATGCCACCCAGCAGACCAGGCTGCTCTATGCCGGCGCCGACCGGATGACCCGCACGCGGCTGGCGACGCTCGACCTGCCCGAAGGCAACGCCATGCGCGCGCCCGGCGAGGCGCCCGGCCTGATGGCGCTGGAGATCGCCATGGACGAGATGGCGGAAAAGCTGGGCATGGACCCGGTGGAATTCCGCATCCTCAACGACACCCAGGTGGACCCGGAAAAGCCCGAGCGCAAATTTTCCCAGCGCCAGCTCACCCAGTGCCTGCGCCAGGGCGCCGAGCGCTTTGGCTGGAGCCGGCGGAATCCCCGGACCGGTTCGGTGCGCGACGGCCGCTGGCTGGTCGGCATGGGCATGGCGGCGGCGATCCGCGGCAACCCGGTGCGCAATTCGGCGGCGCGGGTGCGCCTGGGCCGGGACGGCGTGGTGACGGTGGAAACCGACATGACCGACATCGGCACCGGCTCCTATACCATCATCGCCCAGACCGCGGCCGAGATGATGGGCCTGCCGCTGGACAAGGTGGTGGTGAGGCTGGGGGATTCGGATTTCCCGGTGTCCTGCGGCTCGGGCGGGCAGTTCGGCGCCAATTGTTCCACCTCGGGCGTCTATGCGGCCTGCATCAAGCTGCGCGAAGCGGCGGCCGGCGCGCTGGGCCTCGATCCGGCGACCGCCATCTTCGAAGACGGCATGGTCCGCGCCGGCGGGCAGAGCGTGGCGCTGGCCGACGCGGCCAGGAACGGCGAGCTGGTGGCCGAGGACCTGATCGAGTTCGGGGGGCTGGCCAAGGAATATGCCCAGCAGACCTTTGCCGGCCATTTCGTCGAGGTGGGCGTGGACGCGGCGACCGCCGAGGTGCGGGTGCGCCGCATGCTGGCGGTGTGCGCCGCCGGCCGCATCCTCAACCCCAAGGCGGCGCGCAGCCAGGTGATCGGCGGCATGACCATGGCGGTGGGCGCGGCGCTGATGGAGGACCTGGTGGTGGACAAGCGCCGCGGCTTCTTCGTCAACCACGACCTGGCCGGCTATGAGGTGCCGGTGCACGCCGACATCCCGCACCAGGAGGTGGTGTTCCTGGGCGAAACCGACCCGATCTCGTCACCGATGAAGGCCAAGGGCGTGGGCGAGCTGGGCATCTGCGGGGTGGGCGCGGCGGTGGCCAACGCGGTGTACAACGCGACGGGGGTGCGGGTGCGGGATTATCCGGTGACGCTGGACAAGCTGCTCAAGGGGATGCCGGAGATGGTTTGA